In Saccharicrinis fermentans DSM 9555 = JCM 21142, a genomic segment contains:
- a CDS encoding RNA polymerase sigma-70 factor, which produces MHSIQFRNKLKNGDSKTFASFYIKTYPRLIGYCSLFIKNSKQVEDIVQDCYEDIWRQRKKIDTSKSVESLLFVMLRNKCLNFIKSEKTHHDIYLSDEFTIHELQYLYQLDFTTNEGSSIEEELVESLQEAISILPEKRKNIFIQCKINGRKQKDVAEELGITVKAVEKHIRQAKLQLQKQLKLQSTQIAIVLYMLLN; this is translated from the coding sequence ATGCACAGTATTCAATTCAGAAATAAATTAAAGAATGGTGATTCTAAGACTTTTGCATCTTTTTATATAAAAACTTATCCTAGACTCATTGGTTACTGTAGTCTTTTCATCAAGAACTCAAAACAAGTTGAGGATATTGTTCAAGATTGCTACGAAGACATATGGAGACAAAGAAAAAAAATTGACACATCTAAATCGGTTGAAAGCTTACTATTTGTCATGCTTCGCAATAAATGCTTGAATTTTATAAAAAGTGAAAAAACACATCACGATATATATTTATCAGATGAATTTACTATTCATGAACTTCAATATCTCTATCAGTTAGATTTTACGACAAACGAAGGCTCCAGCATTGAAGAGGAATTAGTTGAATCTCTACAAGAAGCCATATCCATTCTTCCTGAAAAAAGAAAGAATATTTTTATTCAATGTAAAATTAATGGTCGCAAACAAAAAGATGTAGCTGAGGAGCTAGGCATAACAGTAAAAGCCGTGGAGAAACATATCAGGCAAGCTAAATTACAACTTCAAAAACAATTAAAACTACAAAGCACACAAATTGCCATTGTACTTTACATGTTATTAAACTAA
- a CDS encoding RagB/SusD family nutrient uptake outer membrane protein translates to MKNYIYIIALLFFVHLSSCEEDFLEETPLDFFSAENSFVTSADFDASINNLYRLTRREFFDRDESHPFDYLYGTDLVFDGEPQQSANRHSPMRTAYDPSGRIAKDHWGLLYKIITESNTVIDRIPDSELAEEDQVVYKTKALFFRSLAYRTLVYLYGGVPLILNEIKQPKDDFVRASKEDVLRQVIEDLNEAATHLPLITEVTDGEIHNLAAYHLLSEVYLAAGEYQEAVDAASMVINHPATALMQDRFGTRATEIDKDVYWDLYRRNNQNRKSGNTEGIWVIQFETDVPGGNLLSTSRSGFVLERHHGPFVRDFRVNDQKPFSWPIGDYSGGRGIGWAISTRYFSNTIWESDFDNDMRNANHNFVRAFVSTNPNSSYYGQVVSTQDPALADKVPSRQLYAYQSKCTTPNNHPANVYADAQTFTLKGIGGSTYTDQYMFRLAETYLLRAEAYLGLTKTDQAAADINVVRSRANANPVAPQDVDIDYILDERMRELGVEEKRRLTLMRLGKLYDRIQKCNPYYRDMVDGMTETYNLWPIPASEIEANIGAVLEQNPGYN, encoded by the coding sequence ATGAAAAACTATATATATATTATAGCATTACTTTTTTTTGTGCATTTGAGTTCTTGTGAGGAGGATTTCCTGGAAGAGACTCCCTTGGATTTTTTTAGTGCTGAAAACTCTTTTGTAACGAGTGCCGATTTTGATGCCTCTATTAATAATTTATACCGATTAACACGTAGGGAATTTTTCGACCGTGATGAGAGTCATCCTTTTGATTATTTGTATGGAACTGATTTGGTTTTTGATGGTGAACCTCAACAAAGTGCAAATCGTCACTCACCCATGCGAACCGCATATGATCCAAGCGGACGAATTGCAAAGGATCATTGGGGCTTATTATATAAAATTATAACAGAATCGAATACAGTCATAGATCGTATTCCTGATTCGGAATTAGCGGAAGAGGATCAGGTTGTCTACAAAACAAAGGCCTTGTTTTTTAGGAGCTTGGCCTATAGAACATTGGTTTATTTGTATGGAGGTGTTCCTCTAATACTGAATGAAATAAAGCAGCCTAAGGATGATTTTGTAAGAGCTAGTAAGGAAGACGTTCTTCGTCAAGTTATAGAGGATTTAAATGAAGCTGCAACTCATCTTCCATTAATTACTGAGGTCACCGATGGTGAAATACATAATTTGGCAGCTTATCATTTGCTTTCTGAGGTATATCTTGCTGCGGGAGAATACCAAGAAGCAGTTGACGCTGCTAGCATGGTAATTAATCATCCTGCTACTGCTTTAATGCAAGATAGATTCGGAACACGGGCAACAGAGATTGATAAAGATGTGTATTGGGATTTATACAGGCGTAATAACCAAAATAGAAAATCTGGTAATACCGAAGGGATATGGGTTATTCAGTTTGAAACAGATGTACCCGGAGGAAATCTTTTGTCAACCTCAAGGAGTGGTTTTGTCTTGGAGCGTCATCACGGTCCTTTTGTGCGAGATTTTCGTGTGAATGATCAAAAACCTTTTTCCTGGCCCATTGGTGATTATTCCGGCGGTAGAGGAATTGGATGGGCCATTTCTACCAGATATTTTTCTAATACTATATGGGAAAGTGATTTTGACAATGATATGAGAAATGCAAATCATAATTTTGTTCGTGCGTTTGTAAGTACGAATCCCAATTCTTCCTATTATGGTCAAGTTGTTTCTACTCAAGACCCTGCTTTGGCCGATAAGGTTCCATCCAGACAGCTTTATGCATACCAATCTAAGTGTACAACACCAAATAATCATCCTGCCAATGTTTATGCAGATGCTCAAACATTTACCTTAAAAGGAATAGGTGGTTCAACATATACCGATCAATATATGTTTAGGTTGGCTGAAACATACCTGCTGAGAGCGGAAGCCTATCTGGGCTTAACAAAAACGGATCAAGCAGCAGCAGATATTAATGTTGTTCGGTCCAGGGCTAATGCGAACCCAGTAGCTCCGCAAGATGTTGATATTGATTATATTCTGGATGAAAGAATGCGTGAATTAGGTGTGGAGGAAAAAAGAAGGCTGACTTTGATGCGTTTAGGAAAACTATATGATAGGATACAAAAGTGTAATCCCTATTATCGCGATATGGTTGATGGAATGACAGAAACCTATAATTTATGGCCTATACCAGCCAGTGAAATTGAAGCCAATATTGGTGCTGTTCTAGAACAAAATCCGGGTTATAATTAA
- a CDS encoding glycosyl hydrolase 115 family protein — MRFCFLCLLLIPRVLFAQINISNHDGKGYPIAQAQSVTSIYFDMNDAAVVGKAAEFLASDIKAVSGKKPVVIASKKKIQQHVIIIGTIGKNSLIDQLISKKKIDVYEIENKWERFLIQTVKNPMRGVDQALVIVGSDQRGTAYGVFSLSEAMGVSPWYYWADVPVQKNKLLYLLNEKYVSKAPTVKYRGVFLNDEDWGLHPWAASNMDPEVNSIGPNTYEKIFELLLRLKANMFAPAMHECTKAFYTVPGNMEMAHKYGIMVTTSHCEPLLYNNASEWDKNTQGEWNYKTNRVEMERALENRVIQAHNNDNIYTIALRGMHDEGMKGGSDKEKLETLAEAIKHQRSLLTKYIDKPIDEIPQIFVPYKEVLGLYEQGLQIPEDITIVWPDDNYGYIKRMSNAEELGRKGGAGVYYHLSYLGWPNDYLWLNTTPPALMYAEMHKAYSLGANKYWLVNVGDIKPGEMGMQLFLDMAWDMEQFNFDNINDYQVNMLTSFLGEEYKEDLTYILDRYYYYGFTRKPEYMTGDWVWNSLFDIEKVKDTDFSFVNYKEADRRLNDYKEISNRAFAILESLPEDKKAAFFQWVYYPVKGASLYNHEMLIAQKNRWYAKSNRALTNVLARDVSLYHDSLAMITEEYNNLLNGKWNGMMTAPGFLPRVQLPPTENIVLKDSAQLAVFVEGQLDNVSPKRLPEFVHCFEDTYFIEIYNRGKGIVNWNAKASEKWIQLSEDKGAVKTQDRIKVSIDWDLFPNVEILKGLVYISDGNQTVNVEVSAVKNQVEDPLVYTENNGVISINPAKFHRKNENGTVKFQKINGLGYCNSSLQLGNALCNSGEGSFVEYDFYVNKFGEICIHTFMLPLFAKDKEHGTRYGVQVDDQEIMVIDNDVKEYSRNWAKNVMRNTAINKSKVFVDKLGKHTLKVYSVDPGMIIQKIMIDTGGLKNSYVGPVPMK; from the coding sequence ATGAGATTCTGTTTTCTTTGTTTGTTGTTAATACCTAGGGTTTTATTTGCCCAAATTAATATATCAAATCATGATGGTAAAGGTTATCCTATTGCCCAGGCACAATCGGTCACATCTATCTATTTTGATATGAATGATGCTGCCGTTGTGGGTAAGGCAGCAGAATTTTTAGCCTCTGATATTAAAGCGGTGAGTGGTAAAAAACCAGTTGTTATTGCATCGAAAAAAAAGATTCAACAACATGTTATAATAATTGGTACTATTGGTAAAAATTCGCTGATCGATCAACTTATCTCTAAGAAAAAGATCGATGTATATGAAATTGAAAATAAATGGGAGCGTTTCCTTATTCAAACGGTTAAGAATCCCATGAGGGGGGTAGATCAAGCCCTCGTTATTGTAGGAAGTGATCAGCGAGGAACTGCTTATGGGGTTTTTTCTCTTTCTGAAGCAATGGGGGTTTCGCCTTGGTACTATTGGGCTGATGTACCTGTTCAAAAAAATAAACTGCTCTACCTGCTAAATGAAAAATATGTTTCCAAGGCTCCTACGGTTAAGTATCGTGGTGTTTTCCTGAACGATGAGGATTGGGGGCTTCATCCTTGGGCGGCAAGTAATATGGATCCAGAAGTAAATAGCATTGGACCTAATACCTATGAAAAGATTTTTGAATTGCTTTTGCGTTTGAAAGCCAATATGTTTGCCCCTGCAATGCATGAATGTACGAAAGCTTTTTATACCGTTCCTGGTAATATGGAAATGGCTCATAAGTATGGAATTATGGTTACCACGAGTCATTGTGAGCCACTTTTATACAACAATGCCAGTGAGTGGGATAAAAATACCCAGGGCGAATGGAATTATAAAACCAATAGAGTGGAGATGGAACGAGCTCTTGAAAATCGTGTAATACAAGCCCATAATAATGATAATATTTATACCATCGCTTTGCGAGGAATGCATGATGAAGGTATGAAAGGAGGTTCTGATAAAGAAAAATTAGAAACTCTTGCAGAGGCTATAAAGCACCAAAGATCATTGCTTACTAAATATATTGATAAACCAATCGATGAGATACCTCAAATTTTTGTGCCTTATAAGGAGGTGCTAGGTCTTTATGAACAAGGTTTGCAAATACCTGAAGATATTACAATTGTTTGGCCGGATGATAATTATGGCTATATAAAACGAATGAGCAATGCCGAAGAACTTGGGCGTAAGGGGGGAGCTGGTGTTTACTATCACTTGTCTTACCTGGGATGGCCCAATGATTATTTATGGTTAAATACAACGCCGCCTGCACTTATGTATGCCGAAATGCATAAGGCTTATTCTTTAGGGGCAAATAAGTATTGGTTGGTTAATGTTGGTGATATTAAACCTGGAGAAATGGGTATGCAACTCTTTCTGGATATGGCTTGGGATATGGAACAGTTTAATTTTGACAATATCAATGATTACCAAGTTAATATGCTTACATCTTTTTTGGGAGAAGAGTATAAAGAGGATTTGACTTATATCTTAGATAGATACTATTATTATGGTTTTACAAGAAAACCTGAATATATGACTGGTGATTGGGTCTGGAATAGCTTATTCGATATTGAAAAGGTTAAGGATACGGATTTTTCTTTTGTTAATTACAAGGAGGCGGATAGACGTTTGAATGATTATAAGGAAATTTCTAATAGAGCCTTTGCTATATTGGAGAGTTTACCAGAAGATAAAAAGGCTGCTTTTTTTCAATGGGTATATTATCCCGTTAAAGGGGCTTCTTTATATAATCATGAAATGTTAATAGCCCAGAAAAACCGATGGTATGCAAAAAGTAACCGAGCGTTAACCAATGTGCTGGCTAGGGATGTTAGTTTGTATCATGATAGTTTAGCTATGATAACAGAGGAGTATAATAACTTGCTGAATGGTAAATGGAATGGTATGATGACTGCACCTGGTTTCTTGCCTAGAGTGCAACTACCTCCAACTGAAAATATTGTATTGAAGGATTCGGCTCAGTTAGCGGTTTTTGTGGAAGGACAGTTGGATAATGTTTCGCCGAAAAGATTACCGGAATTTGTGCATTGTTTTGAGGATACTTATTTTATTGAAATATATAATAGAGGAAAAGGTATCGTTAATTGGAATGCAAAGGCATCTGAAAAGTGGATTCAACTAAGTGAAGATAAGGGTGCCGTGAAGACGCAAGATAGGATAAAAGTGAGTATTGACTGGGATTTATTTCCTAATGTGGAGATTTTAAAAGGCCTTGTGTATATCTCTGATGGAAACCAAACTGTCAATGTTGAAGTGTCTGCAGTTAAAAACCAGGTTGAGGATCCTCTTGTATATACCGAAAATAATGGCGTTATTAGTATTAATCCTGCGAAATTTCATCGTAAAAATGAAAATGGAACCGTTAAATTTCAAAAAATTAATGGTTTAGGTTATTGTAATTCTTCTCTTCAGCTTGGTAATGCCCTGTGTAACTCTGGGGAAGGATCGTTTGTTGAATATGATTTTTATGTAAATAAGTTTGGTGAAATATGCATCCACACCTTTATGTTGCCTTTGTTTGCTAAGGACAAAGAACATGGTACCCGGTATGGTGTCCAAGTTGATGATCAGGAAATTATGGTGATTGACAATGATGTAAAAGAGTATTCTCGGAATTGGGCTAAAAATGTGATGAGGAATACGGCGATTAATAAATCAAAGGTCTTTGTTGATAAATTGGGTAAACATACCTTGAAAGTTTATTCGGTGGATCCAGGAATGATCATTCAAAAAATTATGATCGATACAGGGGGGCTTAAAAATTCATATGTGGGGCCTGTGCCTATGAAATAA
- a CDS encoding NUDIX hydrolase, which produces MGEKYNKYSKYYVAVDCVIFGYTNDDLKLLLYHRGFEPAKGMWSLIGGFVGETESSDTAARRILKNITGLDEIYLEQVQAFTEPKRDIEDRVISITYYALIRIDKHNSDKVRENGAHWWSMKALPAFIFDHKEMVDKALEKLQLKAGLELVGSELLPDKFTLLQLRKLYEAIFQKELDTGNFRKKVLSLKVLQRLDEKNTTESRRGAYYFKFIEGAKEKSFERIVKI; this is translated from the coding sequence ATGGGCGAAAAGTACAATAAATACTCGAAATATTATGTAGCTGTAGATTGCGTAATTTTTGGTTATACCAATGATGATTTAAAGTTATTGCTTTATCATCGAGGTTTTGAACCAGCAAAAGGAATGTGGTCGTTAATTGGGGGATTTGTTGGAGAGACCGAATCGTCGGATACAGCTGCCCGGAGAATTCTAAAAAATATTACCGGACTGGATGAGATATACCTTGAGCAAGTGCAGGCTTTTACTGAGCCAAAAAGGGATATTGAGGACCGGGTTATTAGTATTACCTATTATGCTTTGATAAGGATTGATAAGCATAATTCTGATAAGGTTAGAGAAAATGGTGCGCATTGGTGGTCTATGAAAGCTTTGCCAGCATTTATCTTTGATCATAAAGAAATGGTTGATAAAGCACTGGAAAAACTTCAATTAAAGGCTGGATTGGAATTAGTGGGAAGCGAGTTGTTGCCTGACAAGTTTACGCTATTACAGCTTAGGAAGTTGTATGAGGCCATTTTTCAAAAAGAATTGGATACTGGTAACTTTAGGAAAAAAGTTCTGTCTTTAAAGGTTCTTCAGCGTTTAGATGAGAAAAATACAACAGAGTCGAGACGTGGTGCGTATTATTTTAAATTTATTGAAGGGGCAAAGGAAAAATCTTTTGAGAGAATAGTGAAAATTTAG
- a CDS encoding FecR family protein translates to MTDLIIKYLENTASDAERKELLGWLRDDIHYAEFCKIKETWMANVKKEELGRDLNEGLLSFKFFILNDLLEHTNKMKRLYKYAAVILLLILAGAVLYFGRGHNKEILLTSVFAGRGDVTSVVLPDSSRVWLNAGSTLIYPSDYGLHTRAVSLEGEGFFSVQKDKDHPFVVSANQVDVTALGTSFNVESYDRNNKVVVTLEEGSVKTVCGSDEKIQTPGTQVIVSNDKMEMIEVDTELFTAWHLGEIKFKDESLLNIAHQLERIYDVTINFASDSIKNYRYRGTIDIENPLIKTLDILQLSTNIEYEIDDKHILLIQK, encoded by the coding sequence ATGACCGATTTAATAATAAAATATTTAGAAAATACAGCCTCCGATGCTGAGCGTAAAGAATTGCTGGGATGGTTGAGGGATGATATTCATTATGCAGAATTTTGTAAAATAAAAGAAACGTGGATGGCGAATGTAAAAAAAGAAGAGTTAGGTCGTGATTTGAATGAAGGATTACTGAGTTTTAAATTTTTTATATTGAATGACCTATTGGAGCATACAAATAAAATGAAAAGATTATATAAATATGCTGCTGTTATCTTGTTGTTGATTCTTGCGGGTGCTGTGTTGTATTTTGGTAGGGGGCACAACAAAGAAATATTACTTACCAGTGTTTTTGCAGGCAGGGGGGATGTTACTTCTGTGGTTTTGCCGGATAGCTCTAGGGTTTGGCTTAATGCAGGTAGTACTTTAATCTATCCGTCTGATTATGGCTTGCATACACGGGCTGTTAGTCTTGAAGGGGAAGGTTTTTTTAGCGTTCAAAAAGATAAAGATCATCCTTTTGTGGTAAGCGCAAATCAGGTAGATGTAACTGCCTTAGGTACTAGCTTTAATGTTGAATCATATGACAGGAACAATAAAGTTGTTGTGACACTCGAAGAGGGTAGTGTTAAAACAGTGTGTGGTTCAGATGAGAAGATTCAGACTCCGGGAACTCAGGTTATTGTGTCTAATGATAAAATGGAGATGATAGAGGTTGATACTGAATTGTTTACCGCTTGGCATCTTGGTGAAATCAAATTTAAAGATGAATCATTACTTAATATTGCACATCAACTTGAAAGAATATACGATGTGACGATAAATTTTGCCTCTGATTCTATAAAAAATTATAGATATAGGGGGACCATTGACATAGAAAATCCACTTATTAAAACCCTTGATATATTACAATTATCAACAAATATCGAATATGAAATAGATGATAAGCACATTTTATTAATACAGAAGTAA
- a CDS encoding SusC/RagA family TonB-linked outer membrane protein: MNLSNVTLSDVFDHIESQTEYSLFYNKNTINDQAVVSVNVENERVANLLRSLLSDKNVEFKLLDDCIIIVDTENFDTASTARVQQQKMSVSGKVVDEQGEAVPGVTILIKGTNVGTITDINGNFNLNAEKGSSLLFSFIGMESQEIIVDDSVIHVRMLSSLVSLDEVVAVGYGFMKKSDLTGAVVSANMEDFKKSPNTNLGQSLQGSVPGLNIGQVTSAGATPSISIRGASTISGNSNVLIILDGVPYNSSLSSINPDDIESVDVLKDASSTAIYGAQAGNGVVLITTKKGGVKGKPKINLSTSYTTQRPTVGLRPMNREEYIEHVRDLYWDKAYLEDGSLDPQYDVTDDFQAVFLDENDNLLENDYDWWDKGTNPGFIKEYQLSVTGGGEYVSYLISGGLTDQSGYVINDDFKRKSIRVNLETQATSWLKLGIQSFGSFVNNDGAEPNLWRLMTQSPLLVPYDEEGKLIPYPFNTQDTNPFMGSEVDDYERHNYFFANIYGEIDIPYVKGLSYRFNYGNNYRIDKHNLASEYGASLTGEAYKNINEYYDYTFDNILTFNRNFNTHNITATLLYGAVKRESSYTNAKSEEFSRLNLGYNSLELGTNQFVYSDAWDEAFNYQMARVNYKFKNKYLLTSTVRRDGFSGFAEDEKYAIFPSVALGWVLTEDFNTPQWVEYLKLRMGYGVSGNLTNRYNSLAKISTFDAYVLGDGASTLIGQEVSSLGNSNLRWERTKGINLGLDFTLYNNSVSGNVEYYNNKTNDLLFNVALPKMSGFDKISTNVGQLKNTGFECMINTRNFRKKDFKWTTTFTFSTNKNRVSKLIGADNDGDGKEDDLVASNLFIGESLGSIYNYEVDGIYQLDDEIPPGYYPGTYRIVDQDGGDYEITTDDKVILGRSEPAYRASLMNKFEYKRFSLSIFLNTIQGGKDGYRGNNTRSISRGTNTLIWNYVSDIDYWSPGNPVGEYPRSLSTPTISPSVYYDRSFVRLQDVILSYNVPSKFLRKLNVMDLSIYVSGKNLATWTSWKGWDPETGSGLATGGRPVMKGYSMGFNLTF, from the coding sequence ATGAATTTATCAAATGTTACATTGTCGGATGTTTTTGATCATATCGAATCTCAAACAGAGTATAGCCTATTCTATAATAAAAATACCATTAATGACCAGGCTGTTGTAAGTGTAAATGTAGAAAATGAAAGGGTGGCAAATTTGTTGAGATCGCTTCTCTCGGATAAAAATGTTGAGTTTAAATTGCTGGACGATTGTATAATTATTGTTGATACTGAGAATTTTGACACTGCGTCAACAGCAAGAGTCCAACAGCAAAAAATGTCTGTATCTGGTAAAGTGGTTGATGAGCAAGGGGAAGCTGTGCCAGGCGTTACTATTTTAATAAAGGGGACTAATGTTGGTACCATTACGGATATCAATGGTAACTTTAATCTGAATGCAGAAAAAGGTAGTAGTCTGTTATTTTCTTTTATAGGTATGGAATCTCAAGAGATAATCGTTGACGATAGTGTTATTCATGTAAGGATGCTGTCTTCGTTAGTTAGTCTGGACGAGGTTGTTGCCGTTGGATATGGTTTTATGAAAAAATCAGATCTTACTGGGGCTGTTGTGAGTGCCAATATGGAAGATTTTAAAAAATCTCCTAATACAAATTTGGGGCAGTCATTGCAAGGTTCTGTACCCGGATTAAATATTGGGCAAGTTACAAGTGCAGGAGCTACTCCAAGCATATCCATAAGGGGAGCAAGTACAATATCGGGTAATTCAAATGTGCTGATTATTTTAGATGGAGTACCTTATAATAGTTCTTTGTCTTCTATTAATCCTGATGATATAGAATCTGTTGATGTGTTAAAAGATGCTAGCTCAACAGCTATTTATGGGGCGCAAGCCGGTAATGGAGTTGTACTTATAACCACTAAGAAGGGGGGTGTGAAAGGAAAACCTAAAATTAACTTATCAACTTCTTATACCACTCAGCGTCCAACGGTTGGTCTACGCCCTATGAACCGAGAAGAATATATTGAACATGTTAGAGATCTATATTGGGATAAGGCATACCTTGAAGATGGCTCTTTAGACCCTCAATATGATGTCACTGATGATTTTCAAGCTGTTTTTCTGGATGAAAATGATAACCTTTTGGAAAATGATTATGACTGGTGGGATAAGGGTACAAACCCTGGTTTTATAAAAGAATACCAGCTAAGTGTTACTGGGGGCGGAGAATATGTTAGTTATCTTATTTCAGGTGGCTTAACCGATCAAAGTGGTTATGTAATTAATGATGATTTTAAAAGAAAAAGTATTAGAGTTAACCTGGAAACACAAGCTACGTCATGGCTTAAGCTAGGCATTCAGAGTTTTGGTTCGTTTGTTAATAATGATGGGGCAGAACCTAATCTTTGGCGCTTGATGACTCAATCGCCTCTCCTAGTTCCCTATGATGAAGAAGGTAAATTGATTCCGTACCCATTTAATACCCAAGATACAAATCCTTTTATGGGTAGTGAGGTGGATGATTATGAACGCCATAATTACTTTTTTGCAAATATATATGGTGAGATTGATATTCCTTATGTGAAAGGACTTTCGTATCGCTTTAATTATGGTAATAATTACAGAATAGACAAGCATAATTTGGCAAGTGAGTACGGTGCTAGTTTGACTGGTGAGGCCTATAAAAATATAAATGAATATTATGACTATACCTTCGATAATATTTTAACCTTTAACCGAAATTTTAATACCCATAATATTACGGCAACGTTGCTGTATGGCGCTGTTAAAAGAGAATCATCGTATACAAATGCGAAATCAGAAGAGTTTAGTAGGTTAAATTTGGGTTATAATAGTCTTGAATTAGGTACGAATCAATTTGTATATTCAGATGCTTGGGATGAGGCCTTTAATTACCAAATGGCACGTGTCAACTATAAGTTCAAAAATAAATACTTATTGACATCAACTGTCCGTCGAGATGGTTTTTCTGGTTTTGCGGAGGATGAAAAGTATGCTATCTTTCCTTCTGTTGCCTTAGGTTGGGTTTTAACTGAAGATTTCAATACCCCCCAATGGGTTGAATATTTAAAATTGCGCATGGGTTATGGTGTCAGTGGAAATCTTACAAATAGATATAATTCGTTGGCCAAAATATCAACTTTCGATGCTTATGTCTTGGGTGATGGGGCTTCAACATTAATTGGTCAGGAAGTCTCATCGTTGGGCAATTCCAATTTACGATGGGAAAGAACCAAAGGAATTAATCTTGGTTTAGATTTTACCTTGTATAATAATAGTGTTAGCGGTAATGTTGAATATTATAACAATAAAACAAATGACCTACTATTTAATGTTGCATTGCCAAAAATGTCTGGTTTTGATAAGATTAGTACAAATGTAGGACAACTGAAGAATACTGGCTTTGAATGTATGATAAACACGAGAAACTTTCGTAAGAAAGATTTTAAGTGGACTACAACTTTTACATTTTCAACCAACAAAAATAGAGTGAGTAAGCTGATTGGTGCAGATAATGATGGTGATGGAAAAGAAGATGACTTGGTTGCTAGTAACCTGTTTATTGGAGAATCTTTAGGTAGCATTTATAATTATGAAGTAGATGGAATTTATCAGCTTGATGATGAAATACCCCCAGGTTATTATCCAGGAACCTATCGAATTGTTGATCAGGATGGAGGTGATTACGAAATTACAACAGATGATAAAGTAATATTGGGGCGATCGGAGCCGGCGTATCGTGCCAGCTTAATGAATAAATTTGAATACAAGAGATTTTCATTGAGTATTTTCTTAAATACTATTCAGGGAGGTAAAGATGGATATAGGGGCAATAATACACGCTCTATATCAAGGGGTACAAATACTTTAATATGGAACTATGTAAGTGATATTGATTATTGGTCACCAGGTAACCCGGTTGGAGAATATCCAAGATCTCTTTCAACTCCAACTATTTCTCCCAGTGTTTATTATGATCGTAGTTTTGTTAGACTGCAAGATGTTATACTATCTTATAATGTCCCCAGTAAATTTCTACGTAAGTTGAATGTGATGGATTTGAGTATATATGTAAGTGGTAAAAATTTAGCTACCTGGACATCATGGAAGGGATGGGATCCGGAAACAGGATCTGGTTTAGCAACAGGAGGAAGACCCGTGATGAAAGGATATTCTATGGGCTTTAATTTAACATTCTAA